A window of Flammeovirga kamogawensis genomic DNA:
TAACTAAAGCAGGACCTTCATAAATAAAACCAGTATAAACTTGGACTAATTTTGCTCCTGCTTCAAGTTTTTCAATAGCATCTTCGGCAGTATGAATACCTCCAACACCAATTATATCTAATGTTTTTCCAGATTTTTCGTATAAATAACGGATAACTTCTGTAGATCTTTTTCTAACAGGTACACCACTTAAGCCACCCATTCCAATGCTTTCTACTTTGTTTTTTGGTGTAGTTAAACCTTCTCTACTAATTGTGGTATTTGTAGCAATAACACCGTCAATTTTTGTTTCTTGAACCACCTCGATGATATCATCTAGTTGATCATCAGTTAAATCTGGAGCAATTTTTAATAAAATAGGTTTAGGTGTAGCCTTTTCACTATTTAATTTTTTTAATGTACTTAATAGCTCCTTTAAAGGCTCTTTATCTTGTAATGCTCTTAGATTTGGTGTATTGGGAGAAGAAATATTTACAGTGAAATAATCAACATGGTCAAATAAGGCATGAAAACCTTTTTCATAATCTAAGACTGCTTCTTCGTTTGGTGTAACTTTATTTTTACCAATATTACCACCTACAATTACTTTTGATGTTCTTTTTTTTAAGCGTTCAACTGCTGCTTCAACACCTTCATTATTAAAGCCCATTCTGTTGATTAGCCCTTGATCAGGTGGTAATCTAAAAATTCTAGGTTTTTCATTGCCAGGTTGTCCAACAGGAGTTAGTGTACCAATTTCGATGAATCCGAAGCCAAAGCAAGCAAATTCATCAATCATTTTTGCATCCTTATCAAATCCAGCTGCTAATCCAACAGGAGAGGGGAATTTAATTCCAAATACTTCTCGTTCTAATTTAGGATCATTTACTTGGTAAATACCTTTTGCAATACCCTTTGCAAAT
This region includes:
- a CDS encoding quinone-dependent dihydroorotate dehydrogenase, yielding MSFYKSVVRPFLFQVDPEKIHHFAVNYLKTAFSLPFAKGIAKGIYQVNDPKLEREVFGIKFPSPVGLAAGFDKDAKMIDEFACFGFGFIEIGTLTPVGQPGNEKPRIFRLPPDQGLINRMGFNNEGVEAAVERLKKRTSKVIVGGNIGKNKVTPNEEAVLDYEKGFHALFDHVDYFTVNISSPNTPNLRALQDKEPLKELLSTLKKLNSEKATPKPILLKIAPDLTDDQLDDIIEVVQETKIDGVIATNTTISREGLTTPKNKVESIGMGGLSGVPVRKRSTEVIRYLYEKSGKTLDIIGVGGIHTAEDAIEKLEAGAKLVQVYTGFIYEGPALVKEINKAVLKKQL